The DNA segment GATGACGTTAATTTCGCCAAGATCATGCGTGACTTTGCTCAGGAACGTTCATTCAAGTGCATCGTTGCCGAAGATGGTGAAACCGGATTGCATTTTGCTGACTTCTATAAACCGAGTGCGATCATTCTTGATATAGGGCTGCCTGGTATTGACGGCTGGACTGTCATGGAGCGGCTCAAGGACAATCCGGAATTGCGGCATATTCCTGTTCATTTCATGTCCGCAGCAGACTCTTCGCTGGATGCCATGCGTATGGGGGCGGTGGGCTTTTTGTCCAAGCCTGTCTCATTGGATAAGGTTGCTGACGCTTTCGGGCGAATTGAAAATGTTATATCCAAGCCCGTGTCCAAGCTTTTGCTCGTTGAGGATGACGCCATCCAACGTGAGAGTATTCAGCAACTTATAGGGAATGGCGATGTGGAAACCGTTGCTGTGGCAACAGGGCATGAGGCCTATGAAGAGCTGAACAAGGGAGTGTATGATTGCATGATCCTTGATCTCGGTCTTGAGGATATGTCCGGGTTTGATCTGCTGGAAAAAATCCGTCGGAGTGACACGACCTCCCGAGTGCCGATTATTGTCTATACCGGCCGGGACCTCACCCGCCTTGAGGAAAACAAGCTCAATCGATACGCTGAGTCTATCATCATCAAGGGGGCGAAATCGCCTGAACGGCTCTTGGATGAGTCAGCCCTGTTTCTGCATCGTGTGGAATCCGAACTGCCTGAAGACAAGCAGAAGATGCTCAAGATGGTCCATGACAAGGAAGCAGTCCTTTCCGGGAAGACTATTTTGTTGGTCGATGATGATATGCGTAATGTCTTTGCCCTCTCAAGTGTGCTGGAGGAAAAAACCATGGATGTGGTTATAGCCAGAAATGGGCTGGAAGCCATCGACAAGCTCAAGGAGCATGACGAAATTGACCTTGTGCTTATGGATATCATGATGCCTCTGATGGATGGCTACGAAGCTATGCAGGCCATTCGCAAGGAACATAAATATGCAAAGTTGCCCATGATTGCGCTGACAGCCAAAGCCATGAAGGGTGATCGCAGCAAATGCATCGAAGCCGGTGCCAATGATTACCTGGCTAAGCCGGTCAACACGGACAAACTGCTCTCCATGCTGAGGGTGTGGCTTTACTAAATGCACGAATCCGAACTCATTGAAAACGAACGACTCGAAGTTAAGCTGTTGTTGGAAGCAATCTACCTGAAATACGGGTATGACTTTCGCAACTATGCCTTTGCGCATACCAAGCGGCGGTTGGAACATCGGAAGTTGATGGACGGTATCGAGAACTATGCCACGATGATCCATCGGATCATTTATAACGAATCCTTTTTCAACAAATTGTTGCTTGATCTGTCCATCAATGTCACGGAGATGTTCCGTGATCCATGGGTGTACCTGAAAATCCGGGAACTGATTATTCCTCATTTGAAGACCTACCCATTTATCAAGGTCTGGCATGCCGGATGTTCTGCCGGGCAGGAGGTCTATTCCATGGGAATTCTCCTCGAAGAGGAAGGAATCAAGGACCGTTCTCAGATTTATGCTACTGATTTTAATGAATATGTTCTGAGTAAAGCTAAGATGGGGATTTACCCCATGGACCTCATCCGCGAATATACAGCCAATTATCAGAAAGCGGGAGGACGACACTCCTTTTCGGATTATTATACCGCTGATTACGATAATGTACTGATGAAACAGTCACTTAAGGATAAAGTGCTTTTTTCTTCGCATAATCTGGTCACTGATGGTGTCTTTGGTGAGATGAACATTATTTTCTGCCGTAATGTTCTCATTTATTTCGATAAGGATTTGCAGAATCGAGTGTTTAATCTTTTCTATGATTCCCTGTGTCCTGGTGGATTCCTTTGTCTTGGTTCCAAGGAAAGTCTCAAATTTTCTGGAGTGGCGGATAAGTTCGAGGTGGTTTCCGAACGCGAGAAAATATATCGGAAAAAACGATAGGGTGGTGCCGTGATCGAAGAAAGACCATACGATGCCGTGGTGATCGGCGTCTCAGCCGGGGGACTGGCTGCTCTGGAAAAAGTATTGCCTCGGCTTGATGCGGCTTTCCCCGTGCCTGTGTTCGTTGTACAGCATCTTCGGCCTGATTCTGAGAACTATATGTCCCTGCATTTTGATCGGCGCTGCAAGGTTGCGGTAAAAGAGGCCGAGGACAAGGAAACACCGGAGCCGGGCACAGTCTATTTCGCGCCGCCGAATTATCATCTTCTCATTGAGCTTGAAAAAACCATGGCTCTTTCCGTCGAGGATCGGGTCAATTACTCCCGCCCGGCCATTGATGTTCTTTTTGGTACGGCGGCAGAGGCGTATCGAACCCGGCTTATCGGCGTGATCCTCACCGGAGCCAATTCGGATGGTGCTCAGGGGTTGGCCAAGATCAAACGTCTCGGCGGCCTGGCTATTGTCCAGTCTCCGGAGACGGCTGAGGCCGATGCCATGCCGTTGGCTGCCATTGCCGCTGCCGGACCTGACCATGTGCTCCCGCTGGGGGATATCGGATACTTCATT comes from the Pseudodesulfovibrio piezophilus C1TLV30 genome and includes:
- a CDS encoding chemotaxis protein CheB, with translation MIEERPYDAVVIGVSAGGLAALEKVLPRLDAAFPVPVFVVQHLRPDSENYMSLHFDRRCKVAVKEAEDKETPEPGTVYFAPPNYHLLIELEKTMALSVEDRVNYSRPAIDVLFGTAAEAYRTRLIGVILTGANSDGAQGLAKIKRLGGLAIVQSPETAEADAMPLAAIAAAGPDHVLPLGDIGYFINSLLMGETL
- a CDS encoding CheR family methyltransferase, whose amino-acid sequence is MHESELIENERLEVKLLLEAIYLKYGYDFRNYAFAHTKRRLEHRKLMDGIENYATMIHRIIYNESFFNKLLLDLSINVTEMFRDPWVYLKIRELIIPHLKTYPFIKVWHAGCSAGQEVYSMGILLEEEGIKDRSQIYATDFNEYVLSKAKMGIYPMDLIREYTANYQKAGGRHSFSDYYTADYDNVLMKQSLKDKVLFSSHNLVTDGVFGEMNIIFCRNVLIYFDKDLQNRVFNLFYDSLCPGGFLCLGSKESLKFSGVADKFEVVSEREKIYRKKR